The segment CTGTGACATATCTAGGCATGTTTGCAGTTTTCAGTGGCATTTGTGTTAGGTTTAACCGCGTTTGTGTTTTACCTTGtgcatttcatttctttttttatCAGTTTTGAggatttatttcatcatttggattttagatctagtttattttgagctagcatcttcagatctagctaacgaaattggtgcatcttgtcttgaaagcaaaattgttttgtcgaaggcccctatttcataaagtcttttgggtctaaaatttacctaacttgtgtgcttgcaggaagaagtgatcatttgaaacaatccaaactactaacaaatctttgttgtaggaccttgataaggatttttcttttgatctttattgtgtgccttgttttcatagattatcaaacacttcaattggtgcactaaaattgaaccagtgtcttttgtgtcttgggcaataggctctttttgtttaatctttagagggcctatctccccatgtggtcattaggactactagtgaggagagaacaacccaagtggtagtgaggaaaagccatcctcttctgaaccactataaacaattgtatccatggtgaaagccatgggtaacgtgtgttgattatttcataccgacactatgtatCCCCATAAACCCTtctgatcaaatttatttgatcatttatagggcgtaacccctaccggttgggagccttctgtatttacagagctgaaagtgccgcatgtatggccacatgagcggatgcccttactagcacctttttgttttagaaatccaaaatccttctagttgttgggtcaggaggtcagacctctggagtgacccacacacatatggttcttagtagagatacaaagtttaccatagggagttttcgtggggactggtgcttggctgccccggagaagtgagtgtcgagggtggagccagtggggtcaagcatctaagtatccgctctgaatagtgtagcctcaggagaaaccccatgtgggatcaacaactattgtcctggccagccataggaattgtgtttgtcttcttttgaacattcaaacattcaagatcaaacataaaaacattgtttctttgtgtcttcaagtgtatgaaaaatatttttacatcaaacaacacatttttctttgagtcattttgagtctaaacacttgcaaacattgagtcttcatcaacattgtgtcctcttgtcatggaaatacagtcaaaaattcagattgggtcacaacaagcaacttcacacattggaaaaattacACTTAATTTTtggaaacgcatctgtgtctgatagaatCACGTCTGTGTCATCTGGACGCGTCTGCGTAGGGCAGAAATGCGTATGTGTTCTCTTAAGCAACATTACATTTACAAAAATTTTGGAAACGCATTTGTGTTTGACAGAACCACGTTTGCGTCATTTAattgcatctgtgaagtatacaggcacttTTGTGTTCACAATTGGAAaactttacagtccaacaaacaagagttgactgacattctctaggcttaatatgttgcttagtgtgtgtggctTAACGTTGATTGTTTCTTTCATCTCCTTCCTCTCTTTAAACCTGCAATAGAGACAAATTAGGTGTAAATGGAAGAAGAAGCCATTTATTTCCTCTTGATGAGAAGTTAGCGTAGTTCTAATGGCTTGTATTAGTTGCAACCAACTGTGGAAAGTTGATGCACAATCTATTAATcggtaattaaatattaaattttaattaaaaaaataattagaagatataaTCCTTCATGGGATCCTATGTTAGTAGGAACCCTTAACTTAAGTCATTTTGAAACTTTATTTTTGTCTCTTTCATTAAATATGAAGTGTCACTTTTATATTTAAAATTCTGGTTCGATTAAATTAACTATTCAATATGAAAATTTTCAAGAGTAACTTtacaaaaagaaaaatgatttttttaaataaaaggcaAGTCATCTTATTTAACATAGGTAAATGATAGATAACGTTTTATATCAAAAATAATCGATGCTCTTACACATTAAATTGGGTTTAAGGTTCTCACTGAAATTTTATCGTGtttaagcatttatttattttgttaaacttaaaTTATTCATTAATTATAGTAGCATAATTAACTTATTATTTCACTATAATAATTTGTCTTTATGGTTAATTAATTATTGTTTTATTATGATCTCACCTCATTGTCCTTCACTTGTCATATAGTCAACCATTAATATTATTGTGGAGTAAATTATCCCATTGAGGTGGGCTATTGCACACCTAACCTTTGTAGGATGCTTCCATTGTTAGGGTCTATACAAGAGGATTCTTACACCCAAATTGTGTTTCTCCTTCTCCCCACCTTTCGGATGGTGGGCCTATAATGATATTGTACATGTGCATAGATTATTAGTTTGATTTTAATTGTTTAActtgaatttgtcaaaaaaataGGTTTCGTGTCATCATTCAATTGTGTAAAAAGTGAGCATGAAAAAGGCAAGTTCACACGCAATGACACCTAGTGGGGTTCATTACTTTATATGGACATGTAAATCCTTTTATGTTTGAATATTTACTTTACATTcatattgtgtatggtgaaaatggataacaataacaacaatattgaaaggctaaatgaatccaaccactaaaccctagcctaacaatcaacaaagatccaccataacatatgaagattacctaagacaatgcaaataactcaaaatcacaaagattataccatcacatgtccaatagggttttgatctccattcttcctatctccattgatcttgcttgatatatttgctctcagatttttatatgcacaagagctcaacaaagaacagaatgtggttgcaagtaggatcgtagtgtagtcaagtcttcaagattagtcattagggtttgacaatgaaggaagcatctccttaaatagaagacacaatattaaatggagggttaagattgagaggtgtaaaaagagaggtcggctaggattagagggtaggtagaagaaatagtaaaataatgaaagaggtaggtagtgtaggaattaagagatgaatgacatgtgtcatgtgtagaaaaagctaatgaattaattaaataaataaagatttatttaattaatagaagaagtaggataattaaataaataaaaatatttatttaatttaggaaaaggataatttaaataaataaatgtatttatttaaatgagaaataaggctagaagaggataaatgaattaattaaataaataaagatttatttaattaatagaagaattaggtttagataattaaataaataaaatatttatttaattagactggacaattttgggtgtctacacatattTGTAAGTGCTACATACTTTGAAATACTTAATCATTATAAGATTCACATGAACCTCAAAGTTGGGGCAAAATGTAATGGTAAAAATTTCCATACCTATGTCAATTCTCATTTTGAAGAGAATAGCTTAATAAACTAGCAAATAGTAAAATATTGTGTAAAGTTGGGTGCATTCCCCTAGCCTTCACTTATCCCTATTTACATACATTCCACATATCCAACCACATTGTATCCATTTCTAAAAATAGCCCCACATGATCCACATTTATTGTATCCTCTATGATCATAAATAAAATCATGACCTATATCTTATTACCATTAaattgggtcattctcataggcaTGCTATTGATCCAACATCTACAAATATGACCCTTGAAATTTCAAATTTAGTCAATTCCTACCAATGCCACAGTTATAATGAGTCAACTAAACACATGTTTTCATGACTTATTGATATGTCCTTGTATTTAAAGACATTAAATTGCATTTGCTTTTGGGTTGACTATCAAAGATCAATCCTTTGCATatcattattgaaaaaaattaaaatagtgcACTAAAATGAATCAAAATATGCACTATTATGCTAGAGCATGTGCATGCTTAAAGCTTTCTATACTTGATCTTTGCCATAATCATTAAGTTTCTCCTATCAAGGGGATCGAGCTAGGAGAACATGATCCTCTAAGGTGTTTGTGAACACCACTAATCCTTACCATTAAGTGAGAGGCATAATATCAAGTGGGTTGTGAGGAAGAAGTGTGTGACTACCTTAATGAAACATGTGAGTTATAGAACAATCAAGGGGATCGAGCTAGGAGAACATGATCCTCTAAGGTGTTTGTGAACACCACTAATCCTTACCATTAAGTGAGAGGCATAATATCAAGTGGGTTGTGAGGAAGAAGTGTGTGACTACCTTAATGAAACATGTGAGTTATAGAACAATCTATGAAAATAAAGTGATCTATAGACAAATTCAACTGAAAAGATAGACAATTTAACATAAAAACCTAGACAATAAACAATATATTTGAATTCTTTGTTCTTATTTATTAGAACTCTAACATCTATGTCGGACCAAATTTACTCCTCGTTTTTTTTAAATCTAGAACTTGCTATCATTGAATGAATGCATGTTTTTATTAATGTCCACAAAGCCAAACAGCCTATAGGACCCACGGATAACTAACAATCACAAATAATATAAAACACATTTTGCTTCGGATAACAAATGTCCAAATGGCCTAcgacttaataataataataataataataataataataataataataatttgagaATGTTGAAAATAGCATAaagttgaattaaaaaaaaaaaaaactaaaattcatccattgatgaaaacaagacaaagaaTCAGATCGGTCTTCCCCACTTGGCGTGTTTGATCACTCTTCATTGACGTCGATATTCCATTCTCCAAATCCACTTGAAAACTGAGCCAAGTCGTGAACCGACCATTAAAATCGAAAAGCTTAATTTTGACAGTTCAAACCCGACGGCGCTGACTGACTGACTGACTGACCTGCCATGCATTTACTGCTCTCACAATCTTCTTCCTTCCCTGCTTTTAATTTCACCCAATTGTTTTCTTGCCCATTTGGGAGGAAATTTCATGCGAACATGTAATGAAGAAGATGATTCAAGCTAAATCTCTGCTACTTCTGGTAGTCTTGATCGTTACAGTCTCATCCGAGCTCGTTGAGCAAGACAAAGAGGCACTCCAGTCAATCCGAGGCTTCCTGTTTCACCACAATCCGCAATCCACAAATTTAAAGCAGTGGTTAAAAAATACAGCCAATCCCTGCGTCTGGCTTGGGATCAAATGCAGTTCTGGAAAGGAAGAAACGCGCGTAAAAGGGCTAAATTTGAGTTATTTTAACCTTTCCGGAATCCTTCCTCCAGCGCTGACAAATCTCACTGCACTGTCTTCTTTAAATCTCTGCAACAACAACTTCAGCGGCACCATTCCCGAGGAATTGAGCAGGCCGTTATCTTCTTCGCTTCGTTATCTGGACTTGTCATTGAACAATCTCACCGGTGAAATTTCACcgaatttgttttcaatttgtccGCAGCTGACATTTCTTAACCTTTCCAGCAACAGAATCGTAGGGCAGCTGCCCGCGGAGTTGAAGAACTGCCGGAATTTGGAAAAGGTCGCCCTACGTCGCAACAATTTCACCGGCTCCATTCCCGACGATCTCCTCCGTAACTGTGCGAAGCTCACTCATGTCGATCTGGAGTACAATAAGCTGACCGGAAACATTCCTGACATCCACGTCAACTGCAGCTTCCTGACGGAGCTCTGGCTTTCGCAAAACCACCTGACAGGTCAGGTACCGAAGGGGCTCGGCGCGCTTTCAAAGCTGAAGACGCTGGTTCTGGGGAAGAACCGTTTGACGGGAACCATCCCGCCGGAATTGAGCAGACTGACAAAGCTTCAGCTCCTTTCAATCGACTACAATTGGCTTGAAGGTCCAATTCCTCCGTCGTTGGGACAAATGGTAAGCTTACAGACCCTTCTCCTGCATACGAATAAGCTCAGTGGCAAAATTCCCAAGGAATTGTCTTCTCTTGCAAATCTTTCGCTTCTGAACCTGAATAACAATAATTTCAGCGGGGCAATTCCCTCTGAGTTGAGCATAATCCGGTCTCTGCGTCTCTTATTCATCGGCACAAATTATCTCTCTGGAACCATACCGCCGGAGATTGGAAACCTCACCGAACTGCAGGGATTGGATCTGTCGGAAAACCGCCTGTCCGGCCCGATCCCTGCCACAATCAGCAAATTGCAGTCTCTTCTCTGGTTCTCTGTCTCGGAAAACAATTTAGAGGGACAACTTCCGCCGGAGATCGTCAACTGTAGCAGTCTCGTCTGGCTCAATGTCGCCAACAATCAACTTTCCGGGCCAATTCCACCCAATATTGGGCGCATCGGAGCAGACGCTAATAAAACTTTCAGCCAGAATAAGCAAAACCCTTTTGTGCCTGAAATTGTGGGAGGATGCTGGGCCATGTCGAGATGGTTTCCCCAAAATTACCCTTTCATTTACAAGACCTTCAAGAGATCTCGCTGCAACCAGTTCTGGACCCATATCTTACAAGGAACCATGCCCTATCCCATCTGCATCAATAACCCTAAAAATTATCAAGCCCCCGCTTATATCCAGCTATCGGGAAACCGCTTCACGGGCACGATACCAGAATCCCTTGCAAATCACAGCAGGCTCGGAGCACTCATTTTGGCGGATAATCACCTTTACGGCCAAATTCCAGAGGCAATTGCAGCGCTTTCCGATCTATACTATCTCAATCTCTCTTACAACCATCTGAGCGGCAGCATTCCAGAGAAGCTTGGTCAGCTCGCATGCCTGGACATGCTGGATTTGAGAAACAATAGTCTGGAAGGCATAATCCCCGGAACGCTTGCGAATCTCACATCCCTAGCGAGCTTCAACGTTTCCTACAATCCAAATCTTCGAGGACAAGTTCCCAGTGGAGGCCAGTTCATTACCTTCATTCCCGATTCCTACATGGGCGACTCACTCCTGTTGGGGATTCTGCAGAAGAACAATCATAACAACACTTTTTCTTCTTCAAATCCAGCCAAGATCTCCCGCTCTAATAAGTTGAAGAACTGGGTAATCGGAGGCATATGCATAGTAGCAGCTGGTATTCTCATAATCATTGCCCTGAGCAGCCTTTGCCTGTGCCGAAGGAGAAAAAATCCCACCTCAATCCTCTCCAAAAGCATTGACATCAATTCCCTAGAGCACGCCTATTTCTCTGTTCCATTGGCGCCTGAAGCCCTAACCTACAACAACATCATGAAAGCCACAGACAATTTCAGCGAGTCCCGGTGCATAGGCCGAGGCGGGCAGGGCGTAGTCTACAGAGCTGAGCTGGCAGAAGGATTCCACGTGGCAGTGAAAAGGCTCTGCCACGAGGACGCGGAAGCAGACGTGGACTTCCTGGCAGAGCTGCAAACCCTCGGAGGGCTGAACCATCCGAACCTGGTACCCCTTTTAGGGTGTTGCCTACGTGGCAATCAGAGGATATTCATATACAAGCTGATAGAAAACGGGAGCCTGGAGGAATGGCTGCATGATCCGACTGGACTTCTGGAGTGGCCATTCAGAATAAAAATTGCAGTGGGTTGCTCATTAGCGCTAAAATTTCTGCACCATGAATGCCCCTCCGTTATCATTCACAGAGACATAAAGGCCAGCAACGTTCTGTTAGACGGCGGTTTCAACGCCTTCGTTACGGACTTTGGTCTAGCCCGGAACCAGAGCAAAGACATGAGCCACGTCAGCACTGTCGTGGCAGGCACGTTGGGATACGTGCCACCTGAGTACAGCTATTCCTTAAAGGCCACCACCAAGGGTGACGTGTACAGCTTCGGAGTGGTGCTGATGCAGCTGGCAACTGGCATGCGCGCCATCGGGGTGGATGACGAGCTGGAGGGTGGGCTTGTTGCGTGGGTTAATTCTACTCTGGATCGCCGTACCCAAAATATCTTCGATCCACGTATGTTGGAAAGTGACACGTGGGATGAGGAGTCAGGGTTGCAATTGCTGAGGCTGGCATGCCTGTGCACCACTGAATCGCCGCAGCGCCGACCTAATATGATCGAAGTGGCTTCCGTATTGCAGGATATTAGTGACTGCTTGTATTCTTCGCCCACTAGGTAACTAACTATTAGCTTAATTTCAATCCCCCCTTTTTTTTGAGCTTTTGCTTTCCGTTTCCTACCACACTTGTAACTTTGTTGCATCCGACGATTTTATCTACAACGCAATCTTGCATATTTTTGTCACGCCTATCAAATCAGGGCAGCATACCGATTGAAGTTGGAAGtcactaggggaaaggacccagtagttgaacatgttccaattgttgtgagggttgttgataccttttgttccaaaaattgaacaaataaaatctattgtttgaaacaaaaaatatcaatttttgttaggaaatgtaccaacagttgttaggaaatgtaccaatagttgttaagaaatgtactaatattgtaaaaagtaaccaatcaggtgatgccacatcggctgcacaactattggggtctctaatgcacgcctattggtctcacttttttggggggctgttttggacaccttggcaaaaagcatgctgatgtggcatcatatttgatgatgtggccctgaaaccttagttataagcaggggacttgccaagtaagctgctgtaaaaaaatcagaatgattcgaaatttccaagtaggattttgagaagcgtgaagttagggtgcacgactactgggtcctttcccctaattgGAATATGAGAGTtacttttttgaaatttcatttcatttattttagtcTAGTCAAGAacgtttttttttaatttcattttattaAATATTGTCTAGTCAAGAAATCattattcttttatttcattttattaaatatAGTCTagtcaaaaaaattattattatataattttttaaataatgagGAAATCTTGGTGTGATTAATAATTTTTACTTACTTTATTTTATAATAATTGTATGGTGTGAAGTTCATTGCACATTATATGAGAGGTTATAGTGGGCTCGTCTTGTAACTAAGAGCTAGGTTCATGATCGATGGactttcttcattcatctcgcaaaAGAAAAATTATCACACATTAACTTTCTTATTAATATTATTAGTTCATGTATAGAACTATAGGCAACGAGTTATACTTAACacattattaatgtttatttatttaacaaaTTACATTATAGATATTTTTCTCATGCAAATAATATTTGTTTTCAGTAAAGtttatttgcaatttttttttttaaaagcgtatatcaaaaaataaattatttcgtTTAATTAGTTGAAGTAATCTACACAACATGGGTGATTGATGCACTTTCATTACTATAATGACGGTAATAGTAGCTAAGGAAAGGGAGTGGTGATCTCAACTTGCTCCAATAAAATGAATGATAATCAT is part of the Cryptomeria japonica chromosome 10, Sugi_1.0, whole genome shotgun sequence genome and harbors:
- the LOC131069389 gene encoding probable LRR receptor-like serine/threonine-protein kinase At1g74360, with product MKKMIQAKSLLLLVVLIVTVSSELVEQDKEALQSIRGFLFHHNPQSTNLKQWLKNTANPCVWLGIKCSSGKEETRVKGLNLSYFNLSGILPPALTNLTALSSLNLCNNNFSGTIPEELSRPLSSSLRYLDLSLNNLTGEISPNLFSICPQLTFLNLSSNRIVGQLPAELKNCRNLEKVALRRNNFTGSIPDDLLRNCAKLTHVDLEYNKLTGNIPDIHVNCSFLTELWLSQNHLTGQVPKGLGALSKLKTLVLGKNRLTGTIPPELSRLTKLQLLSIDYNWLEGPIPPSLGQMVSLQTLLLHTNKLSGKIPKELSSLANLSLLNLNNNNFSGAIPSELSIIRSLRLLFIGTNYLSGTIPPEIGNLTELQGLDLSENRLSGPIPATISKLQSLLWFSVSENNLEGQLPPEIVNCSSLVWLNVANNQLSGPIPPNIGRIGADANKTFSQNKQNPFVPEIVGGCWAMSRWFPQNYPFIYKTFKRSRCNQFWTHILQGTMPYPICINNPKNYQAPAYIQLSGNRFTGTIPESLANHSRLGALILADNHLYGQIPEAIAALSDLYYLNLSYNHLSGSIPEKLGQLACLDMLDLRNNSLEGIIPGTLANLTSLASFNVSYNPNLRGQVPSGGQFITFIPDSYMGDSLLLGILQKNNHNNTFSSSNPAKISRSNKLKNWVIGGICIVAAGILIIIALSSLCLCRRRKNPTSILSKSIDINSLEHAYFSVPLAPEALTYNNIMKATDNFSESRCIGRGGQGVVYRAELAEGFHVAVKRLCHEDAEADVDFLAELQTLGGLNHPNLVPLLGCCLRGNQRIFIYKLIENGSLEEWLHDPTGLLEWPFRIKIAVGCSLALKFLHHECPSVIIHRDIKASNVLLDGGFNAFVTDFGLARNQSKDMSHVSTVVAGTLGYVPPEYSYSLKATTKGDVYSFGVVLMQLATGMRAIGVDDELEGGLVAWVNSTLDRRTQNIFDPRMLESDTWDEESGLQLLRLACLCTTESPQRRPNMIEVASVLQDISDCLYSSPTS